One genomic region from Thermomicrobium sp. 4228-Ro encodes:
- a CDS encoding AAA domain-containing protein → MADDTIRPVDDRTLAAWRRLQTAPGQPQWLDVPLLVERLDDASDRRAIVLRAMTEEQRPLGLCAVYTNEWYPGCPATNPFSHYFPVLWHVLEARRLRGITEPLRLQVLKAVWAVFPSGLRRVVLLKFIVAPEYTVTGSLVEQLYNCPLQVFFQRFFGLPRDYRERTSQPSDIRGRAIHAGYRRALSTYLVTGDAQGAAEAYRDGVWNEWTRSMQVLLSLKETRDGGVPKDVRTSFAAAGTILEQITSLATTGEPEVDLYFERLFYSATRGLSGRADRVEVPRQPTAPVRVAEVKTRAGFGERDPFTGSSFPGGLQALAYRELLQSIGFAAVDAVVELVENERIKPLPLDQHPIVQRLRLDLARRDERVVDLVAQARNVFYCVASGLFTGYDRYRLDQTTENWRLPAVVGQFDLLSESPPCTPCPARTRQVCRQSRDRQGRTLDGLFRYAPSALFSYWVWFHRQLKAEEHAERERLFHLVHTSPLALENEGITLGDLRLAHQDDRFVTLERPGRRLDTRIREEDTVLVTPQWPDGVLARIPRPGELFSVEGRVVELGEYHIVIELRDRVPLAPAGHDPLYRVDQLTGFDMRAWQLEGLADFYVSSLAAAPARGRALRWRELPTLTQTILGLRPPPAPRTDGPLPAWLAEGLNASQRWALAAALALQPGELLLVQGPPGTGKTALIAAMVRGLLAQSLLDPVRPPERRPVLVLTNTHRAANEVVLKIAQSAREVLPFLVRVGSEREDMEETVARQTLPALAGLSARQRRDLPPDDEAAIEELLACSRRAQVVRDHAAVFVATLGSADAPELRGLTFETVIVDEAGQATEPACLQALRRLPFGYRGRLVLVGDENQLPPVVSTLDPPPYWDDLQRLGIRPGDTLRTSAFERLHRLYPSACVRLTEQYRMNEPICALVSRVFYEGALRPADERVGERRLAQWLAELGAPPPSGLLGQSPPVLYLDTSDDPLARDSGRLFAAEDEGRANEREAELLAQLLAEFLRGLPEHLRGKVVEQVGVISPYRRQNTLLRQRLARAHPALGAVRVDTVDRFQGGEREIVLVSLVNSNEDGTIGSLHADWRRLNVALSRARSLLVLVGDRHTFTAPAKNDSEKEARERFQRLFAEIEELATQGQARIVPTRDLYRVEASDGR, encoded by the coding sequence ATGGCTGACGATACGATCCGCCCGGTGGACGACCGGACGCTCGCAGCCTGGCGTCGACTCCAGACCGCGCCCGGCCAACCCCAGTGGCTCGATGTCCCGCTTCTCGTCGAGCGGCTCGACGACGCCAGCGATCGCCGCGCGATCGTGCTGCGGGCGATGACCGAAGAGCAGCGCCCGCTCGGTCTCTGCGCTGTCTACACCAACGAGTGGTATCCCGGCTGCCCGGCGACCAACCCCTTCTCGCACTACTTCCCGGTGCTCTGGCATGTCCTCGAGGCGCGCCGGCTCCGCGGCATCACCGAACCGCTCCGTCTCCAGGTGCTCAAGGCGGTCTGGGCGGTGTTCCCGAGTGGGTTGCGGCGCGTGGTGTTGCTCAAGTTCATCGTCGCACCCGAGTACACCGTCACCGGCAGTCTCGTCGAGCAGCTCTACAACTGCCCTCTCCAGGTCTTTTTCCAGCGTTTCTTCGGGCTGCCGCGCGACTACCGTGAGCGCACCTCGCAGCCGAGCGATATCCGCGGCCGGGCGATCCATGCCGGCTACCGTCGCGCTCTCTCGACCTATCTCGTGACGGGTGACGCGCAGGGTGCAGCCGAAGCGTATCGCGATGGCGTCTGGAACGAGTGGACGCGGTCGATGCAGGTGCTGCTCTCCCTCAAGGAAACGCGGGATGGTGGCGTGCCGAAGGACGTGCGCACCTCGTTCGCTGCCGCTGGCACGATCTTGGAACAGATCACGAGCCTCGCCACGACCGGTGAGCCGGAGGTCGATCTCTACTTCGAGCGGCTCTTCTACTCCGCTACTCGGGGCCTCTCCGGTCGGGCTGATCGGGTCGAGGTGCCGCGCCAGCCGACCGCCCCAGTGCGTGTGGCCGAGGTCAAGACGCGTGCCGGGTTCGGCGAGCGTGACCCGTTCACCGGCTCGAGCTTCCCGGGAGGTCTGCAGGCGCTCGCTTACCGTGAACTCCTGCAGAGCATCGGCTTCGCTGCGGTGGATGCGGTGGTCGAGTTGGTGGAGAACGAGCGCATCAAACCCCTGCCGCTCGACCAGCACCCCATCGTCCAGCGGCTTCGCCTCGACCTCGCGCGCCGCGACGAGCGCGTCGTCGACCTCGTCGCTCAGGCCCGGAACGTCTTCTACTGCGTCGCCAGCGGCCTCTTCACTGGGTACGACCGCTACCGGCTCGATCAGACAACGGAGAACTGGCGACTCCCAGCTGTGGTCGGTCAGTTCGATCTCCTGAGCGAGTCTCCGCCCTGCACGCCTTGTCCAGCCCGAACCCGCCAGGTGTGCCGGCAGAGTCGGGACCGCCAGGGTCGCACACTCGACGGACTTTTCCGCTACGCACCGTCAGCGCTCTTCTCCTACTGGGTCTGGTTCCACCGCCAGCTCAAGGCCGAAGAGCACGCCGAGCGCGAGCGGCTCTTCCACCTCGTCCACACGTCACCGCTCGCGCTCGAGAACGAGGGGATCACGCTCGGTGACCTCCGCCTGGCCCACCAGGACGACCGCTTCGTCACGCTCGAACGTCCCGGGCGCCGGCTGGATACGCGGATCCGGGAGGAAGACACGGTGCTGGTGACTCCACAGTGGCCGGACGGTGTCCTCGCTCGGATCCCGCGCCCCGGCGAGCTCTTTTCGGTCGAAGGACGCGTGGTCGAGCTCGGCGAGTACCACATCGTGATCGAACTACGCGACCGCGTCCCGCTGGCTCCGGCCGGACACGACCCGCTCTATCGCGTCGACCAGCTCACTGGCTTCGACATGCGGGCCTGGCAGCTCGAGGGGCTGGCCGATTTCTACGTCTCCTCGCTGGCGGCAGCACCAGCGCGCGGCCGTGCGCTGCGCTGGCGAGAACTCCCCACCCTGACGCAGACGATCCTCGGCCTCCGCCCGCCCCCCGCGCCTCGTACCGATGGCCCGCTGCCCGCGTGGTTGGCCGAGGGGCTGAACGCTTCGCAGCGCTGGGCGCTCGCTGCCGCGCTCGCGCTCCAGCCCGGCGAGCTCCTACTCGTGCAGGGCCCGCCGGGCACTGGCAAGACGGCGCTCATTGCCGCCATGGTGCGTGGGCTGCTGGCTCAATCCCTCCTCGATCCGGTGCGGCCACCCGAACGGCGACCGGTGCTCGTGCTCACCAACACGCACCGGGCTGCGAACGAGGTAGTGCTCAAGATCGCCCAGTCGGCGCGCGAGGTACTCCCCTTCCTCGTCCGCGTCGGCAGCGAGCGCGAGGATATGGAAGAGACGGTCGCGCGCCAGACGCTCCCGGCGCTCGCTGGCCTCTCGGCGCGCCAGCGCCGCGACCTGCCACCGGACGACGAAGCGGCGATCGAGGAGTTGCTGGCCTGCAGCCGCCGGGCGCAGGTCGTCCGCGACCACGCGGCCGTGTTCGTCGCGACGCTCGGCTCGGCCGATGCTCCCGAACTCCGCGGCCTCACCTTCGAGACCGTCATCGTCGACGAGGCTGGCCAGGCGACCGAGCCGGCCTGTCTCCAGGCGCTGCGCCGCCTACCCTTCGGGTATCGCGGCCGTCTGGTTCTGGTCGGCGACGAGAACCAGCTGCCGCCCGTCGTGTCCACGCTCGATCCGCCCCCCTACTGGGACGATCTCCAGCGACTCGGGATCCGGCCCGGGGATACCCTGCGCACCTCGGCGTTCGAGCGCCTGCACCGGCTCTACCCGTCGGCCTGTGTCCGGCTGACCGAGCAGTACCGGATGAACGAGCCGATCTGTGCGCTGGTGAGCCGCGTCTTCTACGAAGGCGCCCTCCGTCCGGCCGACGAGCGGGTCGGCGAGCGGCGGCTCGCCCAGTGGCTGGCCGAACTCGGTGCTCCACCACCGTCCGGCCTTCTCGGCCAGAGCCCACCGGTGCTCTACCTCGACACCAGCGACGATCCGCTCGCGCGCGACAGCGGCCGGCTCTTCGCGGCCGAGGACGAGGGCCGCGCTAACGAGCGCGAGGCGGAACTCCTCGCTCAGCTCCTCGCCGAGTTTCTGCGGGGCCTTCCGGAGCACCTGCGCGGGAAGGTGGTCGAGCAGGTCGGCGTCATCTCGCCTTACCGGCGGCAGAACACCCTGCTCCGCCAGCGACTGGCTCGCGCGCACCCAGCCTTGGGCGCGGTGCGGGTCGATACCGTCGACCGCTTCCAGGGCGGCGAGCGCGAGATCGTTCTCGTGAGCCTCGTCAACAGCAACGAGGATGGCACGATCGGCTCGCTGCATGCCGACTGGCGGCGCCTCAACGTCGCGCTCAGCCGAGCCCGTTCGCTCCTCGTCCTCGTCGGGGATCGGCACACGTTCACGGCACCAGCCAAGAACGACAGCGAAAAGGAGGCCCGCGAGCGGTTCCAGCGTCTCTTCGCGGAGATCGAGGAGCTCGCGACCCAGGGGCAGGCCCGTATCGTGCCGACGCGTGACCTGTACCGCGTGGAGGCGAGCGATGGGCGCTGA